A genomic segment from Lineus longissimus chromosome 15, tnLinLong1.2, whole genome shotgun sequence encodes:
- the LOC135499523 gene encoding puromycin-sensitive aminopeptidase-like codes for MSSLFSRFISVIIPKVAHHISSQSPFLYSRIFVVRIPPSCFVSSFSSLKPDLKMPEKQPKPFDRLPGNVIPKNYALRLQPDLAKFTFQGSQEITVDVKEETQTVILNCADIKVLGAKFGDASAELSYDKEDEKLSLTFPTKIPVGSGTLSMSFTGELNDKMKGFYRSKYTTPKGEECYGAVTQFESTDARRAFPCWDEPAVKATFDVTLVVPKDRVALSNMPVKCEAAMDGDSNLRVVQYDRTPIMSTYLLAFVVGEYDFIEDKDADGVLVRVYTPVGKKEQGRFALEVAVKTLPFYKDYFQIAYPLPKMDLIAIADFAAGAMENWGLVTYRETALLIDPANSSSSTRQWVALVVGHEIAHQWFGNLVTMEWWTHLWLNEGFASWIEYLCVDHCFPEYDIWTQFVSSDFTKAMELDALRNSHPIEVPVGHPSEVDEIFDAISYSKGASVIRMLHDYIGDKDFRTGMNQYISKWKYKNAQTPDLWKALEGPSGKPVGEVMKTWTSQMGFPVLKVSQRQDGDNRVLTVTQEKFCADGKCPGGDFKWMVPAGICTASSPDKPVLTFMLDKETAEVTIPNVKPGDWVKLNSGTVGFFRTRYDSDMLDLLLPAVQNKTLPPRDRLGLQNDLFALARAGVAPTVDFLKLAMAYKDEDNYTVWSDLSSNLSSLSVILQYTEYYDHYQAYIRDLFKPIGAKLGWLPKPKEGHLDALLRSLVIGRLGRNGEAEYIKEAQMRFEKHFDESDTLPADFRGPVYTTVLTHGKEEHFEKMLKLIERSDMQEEKVRIMRSLGAVKDEKLIQRVLEFAMSKQVRSQDAVFVVAGVTGSVLGREKAWKFVQQRWEEFLTRYKGGFLLSRLVKSTAESFITEERALEVEAFYEKNPAPAAERTIQQAIENIRLNAQQLKRDSEAMQTYLQEWK; via the exons ATGAGCTCATTGTTTAGTCGATTCATAAGTGTGATAATCCCGAAGGTTGCACATCACATTAGCTCGCAGTCACCGTTTTTGTACAGTCGTATTTTTGTTGTCCGGATTCCGCCATCTTGTTTCGTCAGCTCTTTCTCTTCCCTGAAGCCAGATCTCAAAATGCCAGAGAAGCAACCCAAGCCGTTTGATCGTCTGCCAGGCAATGTCATCCCCAAGAACTATGCGCTGCGTCTTCAACCAGACCTTGCAAAATTCACCTTTCAAGGATCGCAGGAAATCACTGTTGAT GTGAAAGAGGAAACCCAAACGGTGATACTGAATTGTGCAGATATCAAAGTACTTGGAGCTAAATTTGGAGATG CCTCTGCAGAATTATCTTACGATAAAGAAGATGAGAAGCTCAGCCTGACCTTTCCAACAAAAATCCCA GTAGGATCCGGAACCCTGTCTATGAGTTTCACTGGAGAGTTGAACGACAAGATGAAGGGGTTCTACCGCAGCAAGTACACGACACCAAAAGGTGAAGAGTGCTACGGCGCCGTCACGCAATTTGAGTCCACAGATGCTAGAAGAGCTTTCCCATGCTGGGACGAACCTGCTGTTAAGGCCACTTTTGATGTGACCTTGGTCGTGCCAAAAGATAGGGTCGCGTTATCTAATATG CCGGTTAAGTGTGAAGCAGCCATGGACGGTGATTCCAACCTGAGAGTTGTCCAGTATGACCGTACGCCCATCATGTCAACCTATCTGTTGGCATTTGTAGTGGGCGAGTATGATTTCATTGAAGACAAGGACGCAGACGGCGTACTGGTACGCGTCTATACCCCTGTTGGAAAGAAGGAACAGGGGCGATTTGCACTTGAG GTTGCTGTCAAGACGTTGCCATTTTACAAGGACTACTTCCAGATTGCCTATCCTCTGCCAAAAATGGACCTGATTGCTATTGCAGATTTTGCTGCCG GTGCCATGGAGAATTGGGGTTTGGTGACCTACCGAGAGACGGCACTTCTGATTGATCCCGCCAATTCATCTTCCTCAACTCGACAGTGGGTGGCGCTGGTGGTAGGACATGAGATTGCTCACCAGTGGTTTGGAAACTTAGTGACAATG GAATGGTGGACCCATCTGTGGCTGAACGAAGGTTTTGCCTCCTGGATCGAATACCTCTGCGTCGACCATTGCTTCCCCGAATATGACATCTGGACCCAGTTCGTCTCGTCAGACTTCACCAAAGCCATGGAATTAGACGCCCTCCGCAATAGTCACCCTATTGAAGTCCCTGTCGGTCATCCGTCGGAAGTTGATGAAATCTTTGACGCCATTTCGTACAGCAAAGGCGCATCTGTTATTCGGATGCTTCATGACTACATCGGAGACAAG GATTTCCGCACTGGCATGAACCAGTACATATCTAAATGGAAGTACAAGAATGCTCAGACCCCAGATCTTTGGAAAGCACTGGAGGGTCCCAGCGGCAAGCCTGTTGGTGAGGTCATGAAGACGTGGACAAGTCAGATGGGCTTCCCCGTTCTGAAGGTATCGCAGAGACAAGATGGTGACAACCGGGTCCTGACGGTCACTCAGGAGAAATTCTGTGCGGACGGAAAGTGTCCAG GTGGTGACTTCAAGTGGATGGTGCCTGCCGGAATCTGTACTGCCTCAAGTCCCGACAAGCCTGTCTTAACCTTCATGTTAGACAAGGAGACGGCCGAAGTCACCATCCCAAACGTCAAACCAGGTGATTGGGTGAAGCTGAATTCTGGAACAGTGGGATTCTTCAGGACGCGCTACGACAGTGACATGTTGGATTTGCTTTTGCCTGCGGTGCAGAATAAGACACTGCCGCCAAGAGATAGACTTGGACTGCAGAACGATCTCTTTGCCTTA GCCAGAGCTGGCGTCGCCCCGACTGTTGACTTCCTGAAATTAGCCATGGCGTACAAGGACGAGGACAACTACACCGTGTGGAGCGACCTCTCGAGCAACCTCTCGTCGCTCAGCGTCATCCTACAATACACCGAATACTATGACCATTATCAAGCATACATCAGGGATCTGTTCAAACCAATTGGGGCCAAGTTAGGCTGGCTACCAAAGCCAAAAGAAG GTCACCTTGACGCACTGTTGCGGAGTCTCGTCATTGGTCGTCTGGGGAGAAACGGTGAGGCTGAATACATCAAAGAGGCCCAGATGAGGTTTGAAAAACATTTCGACGAGAGTGACACATTACCAGCTGATTTTAGAGGACCA GTTTACACAACCGTCTTGACGCATGGAAAGGAAGAACACTTTGAGAAGATGCTGAAACTGATCGAGCGATCGGACATGCAGGAGGAGAAAGTGCGCATCATGAGGTCGTTAGGAGCCGTCAAGGATGAGAAACTGATCCAGCGGGTACTCGAATTCGCCATGTCG AAACAAGTGCGTTCCCAAGATGCCGTGTTTGTGGTGGCGGGCGTGACTGGGTCTGTGCTCGGGCGCGAGAAGGCGTGGAAGTTTGTCCAACAGAGATGGGAGGAGTTCTTAACTCGATACAAGGGTGGATTCCTCCTTTCCAGGCTTGTGAAG TCGACAGCGGAAAGTTTCATCACGGAAGAACGAGCGCTAGAAGTGGAGGCATTCTACGAGAAAAACCCGGCGCCTGCAGCGGAGAGAACGATCCAACAGGCCATAGAAAATATCCGTCTGAACGCCCAGCAGCTCAAGCGAGATTCGGAGGCAATGCAAACATATCTGCAAGAATGGAAGTAG
- the LOC135499271 gene encoding hyccin 2-like isoform X6 — translation MPRNRGSIGDLLTHLVDYSLSSFNAAFELVNPDGSPKIKSCTIPLLSKPSVYHEPYSSAPLSLTESALSRHDQSEIQIITHGPFTHIERMKASNRLTVLTYVLNCYNASIAKLSTNSHQTMCSVITSIVKSGFDGLGIPSNDVPGSRRSWSSKRGVSFAVEPRVMVNRHLMLEMASSIYYIMYNTHPGMGTLALEAIHKRASYELLSDVLLVTNAIRNSMHYSPGGEPSDGPMGISIAISPSATTSSFTKAAITNASFRAKKLPDDIPVVSDEGEESYTNCVAPSVIMSEDVFETTMPGERGGQKVEVTERPKSTSGAKISIKSVLKKTDKAKRRDSDVKPHVTLNMSLNGDSEPEKKKMSVSIIQGQVKTHIDNVELKSYSKTNDVGWARSDSDSDANEDQANRSMSSSSSGHFRGQRQNNLPLNTEV, via the exons GAGCTTGTCAACCCAGATGGGAGTCCAAAGATTAAGTCATGTACCATTCCATTGCTGTCCAAGCCTTCAGTTTACCATGAG CCATACAGTTCGGCGCCTCTCTCGCTCACCGAGTCAGCGCTCTCTCGCCATGACCAGTCGGAGATCCAAATTATTACGCACGGGCCGTTTACGCATATCGAACGGATGAAGGCGTCCAATAGGCTAACAGTCCTCACCTACGTGTTAAACTGTTACAACGCGAGCATCGCAAAGTTGTCGACGAATTCTCACCAGACGATGTGTAGCGTTATTACGAG TATCGTCAAGTCTGGTTTCGATGGTCTCGGCATTCCAAGCAATGATGTCCCCGGTTCTCGGCGGAGTTGGTCATCAAAGCGAGGCGTGTCATTTGCGGTGGAGCCACGGGTCATGGTCAATCGTCACCTAATGTTGGAGATGGCTTCTAGCATTTATTATATCAT GTATAATACTCATCCCGGTATGGGCACCCTTGCCTTGGAGGCCATCCACAAACGGGCGTCCTATGAACTCTTATCAGATGTTTTACTG GTTACCAATGCAATCCGCAACTCAATGCATTACAGTCCGGGTGGTGAGCCTAGTGATGGACCAATGGGAATCAGCATAGCAATATCGCCGTCGGCAACGACGTCATCATTCACAAAAGCGGCCATCACTAATGCATCGTTCAGAGCAAAGAAGCTCCCAG ATGATATACCTGTCGTATCAGATGAGGGCGAGGAGAGTTACACTAACTGCGTGGCACCATCTGTTATCATGTCTGAAGATGTTTTTGAAACGACCATGCCGGGCGAGCGTGGCGGTCAGAAAGTGGAAGTCACCGAAAGACCAAAGTCGACGTCGGGAGCCAAAATTAGCATCAAATCTGTTTTGAAAAAGACTGATAAGGCGAAAAGACGGGACTCTGATGTAAAACCGCATGTGACGTTGAACATGTCTTTAAACGGCGACTCAGAGCcggagaaaaagaaaatgtctgTCTCAATTATACAGGGTCAGGTTAAGACGCATATTGATAATGTAGAATTGAAATCGTACTCGAAGACAAATGATGTCGGTTGGGCGCGGTCAGACTCAGATTCGGACGCAAACGAGGACCAGGCGAATCGTTCAATGAGTTCATCATCTTCAGGACATTTCCGGGGACAAAGGCAAAATAATTTACCCTTGAATACAGAGGTATAA